One genomic segment of Novisyntrophococcus fermenticellae includes these proteins:
- a CDS encoding helix-turn-helix domain-containing protein — MISYDPFWNTLEQSAESWYTLTKRHRISSSTLHRLKQNEVVTTKTLNDLCRILNCRIQDVVEYIPSDQDQRL, encoded by the coding sequence ATGATTAGTTATGATCCTTTTTGGAATACATTGGAACAGTCTGCTGAATCGTGGTATACGCTGACAAAGCGGCACAGGATTTCTTCCAGTACCCTTCATCGCCTGAAGCAAAATGAAGTTGTAACCACAAAGACTTTAAATGATTTATGCAGAATTTTAAACTGCCGGATACAGGATGTTGTGGAATATATTCCATCAGATCAGGATCAGAGATTATAA
- the metA gene encoding homoserine O-acetyltransferase MetA, whose translation MPIKIQSDLPAKEILEKENIFVMDETRAVHQDIRPIRILILNLMPLKEETELQLLRSLSNTPLQVDVSFIHMSSHESKNTQASHLNKFYEHFEDIRQRFFDGMIITGAPVEQMEFEEVDYWKELTGIMDWTEKHVTSTLYLCWAAQASLYHFYGLQKKMLDEKRFGLFWHKVQNRKVPLVRGFDDIFLAPHSRHTEVPIEDIRACEAVTILAESDEAGFYMGMADEGRKIFVMGHPEYDRITLDGEYKRDKEKGLDIQMPQNYYLNDNPGVKPKLMWRSHANNLYTNWLNYYVYQTTPYDLDGTPF comes from the coding sequence ATGCCTATTAAAATTCAAAGCGACTTGCCGGCAAAGGAAATACTGGAAAAAGAAAATATATTTGTTATGGACGAAACTCGGGCTGTTCACCAGGACATTCGCCCCATTCGTATATTGATACTGAATCTGATGCCACTTAAAGAAGAGACAGAACTGCAGCTGCTGCGCTCCCTGTCTAATACGCCCCTTCAGGTGGATGTTTCATTCATCCATATGTCCAGCCACGAGTCAAAGAATACACAGGCCAGCCATCTGAATAAGTTTTATGAACACTTTGAGGATATCAGACAACGTTTCTTTGATGGCATGATTATTACAGGGGCACCTGTGGAACAGATGGAATTTGAAGAAGTGGATTACTGGAAAGAACTCACTGGAATTATGGATTGGACAGAGAAACATGTCACATCGACACTTTATCTGTGCTGGGCTGCACAGGCCAGCTTGTATCATTTCTATGGACTCCAAAAGAAGATGCTTGACGAGAAGCGGTTCGGGCTGTTCTGGCATAAGGTACAGAATAGAAAAGTTCCCCTTGTGAGGGGATTCGACGATATTTTTCTGGCGCCTCATTCCAGACATACAGAAGTGCCTATTGAGGATATACGTGCCTGTGAGGCTGTTACGATACTGGCAGAATCTGATGAGGCCGGATTCTATATGGGAATGGCGGATGAAGGCAGAAAAATCTTTGTCATGGGCCATCCGGAATATGACCGTATCACTCTGGATGGAGAATACAAGAGAGATAAGGAAAAGGGACTGGATATACAGATGCCCCAAAATTATTATCTGAATGATAATCCCGGAGTAAAGCCAAAGTTGATGTGGCGGTCACACGCCAATAACCTGTATACAAACTGGCTGAATTATTACGTTTATCAAACAACTCCCTATGATTTGGACGGTACGCCGTTTTAA